One segment of Hirundo rustica isolate bHirRus1 chromosome 21, bHirRus1.pri.v3, whole genome shotgun sequence DNA contains the following:
- the LOC131378687 gene encoding uncharacterized protein LOC131378687: MACGHMRWPCSAQVAGSRWHRKHSAMMALVGDNPGNRPAQGQAAPWATGEGAGWEGRPGWPHPKAAAAAGCTAWDRPAARGLAEVSAAPAPALPQGPHAVLSQGCHTSTDTASIARVFLPALLILQPLAWDPPREPSAGPFFSRRLPPVPRQALRVHSAPPRRLAGLAGRGLPAEGPGLPRCPVPLGTGLAQAPACWDHGLCAKHFVRRSNFSSGVCELPLGPAPAPSVTPTPGGRTQLVLGLFIPMALIPHPG; the protein is encoded by the exons ATGGCCTGCGGTCACATGAGGTGGCCATGCTCGGCACAGGTGGCCGGCTCGCGCTGGCACAGGAAGCACTCGGCAATGATGGCTCTTGTTGGGGACAATCCAGGAAACCGGCCGGCCCAGGGCCAGGCAGCCCCATG GGCCACAGGGGAAGGCGCTGGCTGGGAAGGACGCCCAGGATGGCCTCACCCGAAGGCTGCTGCGGCCGCGGGGTGCACGGCGTGGGACCGGCCAGCGGCCAGGGGGCTGGCGGAGGTatcggcggccccggccccggctctcCCACAAGGGCCCCATGCCGTTCTGAGCCAG GGCTGCCACACTTCCACGGACACGGCTTCCATCGCTCGCGTGTTCTTACCTGCTCTGCTCATCCTCCAGCCCTTGGCCTGGGATCCCCCCCGTGAGCCCTCGGCTGGTCCCTTCTTCTCCCGGCGGTTGCCCCCGGTGCCGCGTCAGGCGCTGCGGGTGCATTCTGCCCCTCCTCGCCGCCTCGCAGGGCTGGCTGGGCGGGGGCTGCCTGCGGAGGGGCCAGGGTTGCCACGATGCCCCGTCCCGCTGGGCACGGGGCTGGCTCAGGCACCAGCCTGCTGGGACCACGGCCTTTGCGCAAAGCACTTTGTCAGGCGGAGCAACTTCTCCTCAGGGGTCTGTGAGCTTCCTCtgggtcctgccccagccccgtcTGTCACCCCCACGCCAGGGGGGAGGACGCAGCTTGTCCTGGGTCTATTTATTCCCATGGCGCTCATCCCACACCCTGGGTGA